The Streptomyces sp. NBC_01353 genome contains a region encoding:
- a CDS encoding Rrf2 family transcriptional regulator yields the protein MRTGEVVEWGLHCCLTLAWLDEKQPAPSAKLAAVFDLSPSYLNKCLQRLVRAGILTSTSGPRGGVRLAKAPEAITVMDIVSALEGRDELFRCSELRQRGAGGAEIPASESLQPCGIATVMRRAEMAWRRELAGQTLADLMASAPAATPRRIRRSYDRIST from the coding sequence ATGCGTACGGGTGAAGTCGTCGAGTGGGGCCTGCACTGCTGTCTGACGCTGGCCTGGCTCGACGAGAAGCAGCCGGCGCCGTCGGCGAAGCTTGCGGCGGTGTTCGACCTGTCGCCCTCGTACCTCAACAAGTGCTTGCAACGCCTGGTCCGGGCGGGGATTCTGACCTCCACCTCCGGACCCCGCGGGGGCGTGCGCCTGGCAAAGGCCCCCGAAGCCATCACTGTCATGGACATCGTCTCGGCCCTGGAGGGTCGTGACGAACTCTTCCGCTGCTCGGAGTTGAGACAGCGGGGGGCGGGCGGTGCGGAGATCCCCGCATCCGAGTCCCTGCAACCGTGCGGCATCGCCACCGTGATGCGCCGGGCCGAGATGGCATGGCGACGTGAACTCGCCGGCCAGACACTTGCCGATCTGATGGCATCCGCCCCGGCCGCCACGCCGCGCAGGATCCGCAGGAGTTACGACCGCATCTCCACCTGA
- a CDS encoding class I adenylate-forming enzyme family protein, which produces MFLQRIGNKGIRLGTVFDRAAARHPANPVYLDHDLDIAPRLGRRPTLTELADLVDDFASRLWAAHVRPGQRVAVFKTDNFDISLLAYAVARVGGVPVLLSPKLDGQTVARLLERLDRPVLLTDATKLDGELPQEVFTLADRVVTAVGDFPGAVGLEGLADVPRVAPVTMPQDGPALVTHTSGTTGLPKLAVQTGLTIQARCRPQSTVLAAVGRHEPLALHVSFAHSRMISGVALFALRGHPLIVLRDDDPESVAELFARIPPGVIEAHPNTLLAWEVLADHPARPLARVTCFSNTFDAIHPRTVRTLLAASRRRAPYFAQTYGQSETGAIAARTYTRRHRVGAEGRCVGTTFPGMTRVRVVSRDGRPVSRTSPGRIEVRSGGRILTYLGEEERYDEQVTPDGWWRMGDLGYRTKYGCLHLLDREVDEIPGIHSTLEIEDRLFSSIPSLVEVIIVPGPDGRAVPVVCTRDDEPLDPLVWQRAVADLPMLARPVQRRLDELPHTATTKVKRLELARQLAEN; this is translated from the coding sequence ATGTTCCTGCAACGCATCGGCAACAAGGGCATCCGGCTGGGCACGGTCTTCGACCGGGCCGCCGCGCGCCACCCCGCGAACCCGGTCTACCTCGATCACGACCTGGACATCGCACCTCGCCTGGGGCGTCGGCCGACCCTCACCGAGCTCGCCGATCTCGTGGACGATTTCGCCTCCCGGCTGTGGGCCGCGCACGTACGGCCCGGGCAGCGGGTCGCCGTGTTCAAGACGGACAACTTCGACATCTCCCTGCTCGCCTACGCCGTGGCCAGGGTCGGTGGCGTGCCGGTGCTCCTCTCGCCCAAGCTCGACGGCCAGACGGTGGCCCGGCTCCTGGAGCGGCTCGACCGGCCGGTCCTGCTGACCGACGCGACGAAGCTGGACGGCGAGTTGCCCCAGGAGGTGTTCACGCTCGCCGACCGTGTGGTGACGGCGGTCGGCGACTTCCCGGGCGCCGTGGGGCTCGAAGGGCTCGCCGACGTACCGCGGGTCGCCCCGGTGACCATGCCGCAGGACGGCCCGGCGCTGGTCACCCACACCTCGGGCACGACCGGGCTGCCGAAGTTGGCGGTGCAGACGGGCCTCACGATCCAGGCCCGCTGCCGCCCGCAGTCGACGGTCCTCGCGGCCGTCGGCCGGCACGAACCTCTCGCCCTGCACGTCTCCTTCGCGCACTCCCGGATGATCAGCGGGGTCGCCCTGTTCGCGCTCCGCGGGCATCCCCTGATCGTGTTGCGGGACGACGACCCGGAGTCCGTCGCCGAGTTGTTCGCGCGGATACCGCCGGGGGTGATCGAGGCCCATCCCAACACGCTGCTCGCCTGGGAGGTCCTCGCGGACCACCCGGCCCGCCCGCTGGCCCGGGTCACCTGCTTCAGCAACACGTTCGACGCCATCCATCCGAGGACCGTCCGCACCCTGCTCGCCGCCTCGCGGCGCCGGGCGCCGTACTTCGCCCAGACGTACGGCCAGAGCGAGACCGGTGCCATCGCGGCCCGCACCTACACGCGCCGCCACCGTGTGGGCGCGGAGGGCCGGTGCGTGGGGACCACCTTCCCCGGCATGACACGGGTTCGGGTGGTCAGCCGCGACGGGCGACCGGTGAGCCGTACCTCCCCGGGACGCATCGAAGTCCGCAGCGGAGGACGGATCCTCACGTATCTGGGGGAGGAGGAGCGGTACGACGAGCAGGTCACGCCGGACGGCTGGTGGCGGATGGGCGACCTCGGCTACCGGACGAAGTACGGCTGTCTGCATCTGCTCGACCGCGAGGTGGACGAGATCCCGGGCATCCACAGCACGCTGGAGATCGAGGACCGGCTCTTCAGCAGCATCCCCTCCCTCGTCGAGGTCATCATCGTCCCCGGTCCTGACGGCAGGGCCGTCCCGGTGGTGTGCACACGGGACGACGAGCCGCTGGACCCGCTGGTGTGGCAGCGGGCGGTGGCCGATCTGCCGATGCTCGCCCGGCCGGTGCAGCGTCGGCTCGACGAACTGCCGCACACGGCGACGACGAAGGTGAAGCGGCTGGAGCTGGCCCGGCAGCTCGCGGAGAACTGA
- a CDS encoding thiamine pyrophosphate-binding protein, which translates to MTVAPNPTPNPTPDSAPNPASAPAPNPASAPAPNSAPDLDPEITGADCLMRALEAAGADLVFGMPGGAILPAYDALLDAPSIRHVLVRHEQGAGHAAAGYAQATGRVGVCMATSGPGATNLVTAIADAHVNDVPLVVITGQVPKELVGTDAFQEVDFCGVTRPVTRHSYLVSDPAEIAECVLNAFRIAGGEYPGPVVVDITKDALQRRVRQPALPYQPAPARPRPAPMVAQGDPAGPDNPVGAVLATLARATGPDTLHVLGGELHHLWRGSGDSALASHQWSTPGYALPAALGARMGLPDRNVWAVTDPGCFLATGRELVTAALNKVPLKVLVLRDAGRAVADLGGMAEAMGCSALGRTDPAGLAAAVERAHAVHDRPVLVECVVPGGIEPGTHRTWPEVVVPEAA; encoded by the coding sequence ATGACCGTCGCACCGAACCCCACACCGAATCCCACACCGGACTCCGCGCCGAACCCCGCATCAGCCCCCGCGCCGAACCCCGCATCAGCCCCCGCGCCGAACTCCGCACCAGACCTCGACCCTGAGATCACGGGCGCCGACTGCCTGATGCGCGCCTTGGAGGCCGCCGGAGCGGACCTCGTCTTCGGCATGCCCGGCGGAGCGATCCTCCCCGCGTACGACGCACTCCTCGACGCTCCGTCGATCCGGCACGTCCTCGTCCGGCACGAACAGGGCGCCGGGCACGCCGCCGCCGGATACGCCCAGGCCACCGGCCGGGTCGGCGTCTGCATGGCGACCTCGGGGCCCGGCGCCACCAACCTGGTCACGGCCATCGCGGACGCCCATGTCAACGACGTCCCCCTGGTGGTGATCACCGGTCAGGTGCCCAAGGAACTCGTCGGCACCGACGCCTTCCAGGAGGTCGACTTCTGCGGCGTCACCCGGCCCGTGACCCGGCACAGCTACCTCGTCAGCGACCCTGCCGAGATCGCGGAGTGCGTCCTGAACGCCTTCCGCATCGCCGGCGGCGAGTACCCGGGCCCGGTCGTCGTCGACATCACCAAGGACGCGCTCCAGCGGCGGGTGCGGCAACCGGCCCTGCCGTACCAGCCCGCCCCGGCCCGCCCGAGGCCCGCCCCTATGGTGGCTCAGGGCGATCCGGCGGGCCCGGACAACCCCGTGGGGGCCGTTCTGGCCACCCTGGCCCGCGCCACCGGCCCGGACACGCTGCACGTCCTCGGCGGCGAACTCCACCATCTGTGGCGGGGGAGCGGCGACTCGGCGCTCGCCTCCCACCAGTGGAGCACCCCCGGCTACGCCCTGCCGGCCGCCCTGGGCGCCCGGATGGGCCTGCCGGATCGCAACGTCTGGGCGGTCACCGACCCTGGCTGCTTCCTGGCCACCGGGCGCGAGCTGGTCACGGCGGCACTGAACAAGGTGCCGCTGAAGGTCCTCGTCCTGCGGGACGCGGGCAGGGCCGTCGCCGATCTCGGCGGTATGGCCGAGGCGATGGGCTGCTCCGCCCTCGGCCGCACGGATCCGGCCGGTCTCGCCGCCGCCGTCGAGCGGGCGCACGCCGTGCACGACCGGCCGGTGCTCGTGGAGTGCGTCGTCCCGGGCGGAATCGAACCGGGCACGCACCGAACATGGCCTGAAGTGGTCGTACCCGAAGCGGCCTGA
- a CDS encoding LLM class F420-dependent oxidoreductase: protein MRLGLALGYWGRGPSPAHLELAREAERLGYDSVWTAEAWGSDAFTALTWIAAHTSRIGLGTAVAQMAARTPTATAMHALTLDHLSGGRMKLGLGLSGPQVVEGWYGRPFPRSPLTATREYVDVIRQVLRREGPVALDGRFHSHPYAGEDGTGLGKALKPITHPLRADLPVLLGAEGPKNIAQTLRIADGWLPLYWSPTRYAEVYALPDRLPESFLVAPMVRAQLCDDRTEGLLPVKAMLGFYIGGMGHAARNFHADLMARMGYESEARHIQELFAAGRREEAVLAVPDAFADEISLVGPRERIAERLEVWRKGPVTDLLVTAPDLATLRLLAELNS from the coding sequence ATGCGTCTCGGACTCGCCCTCGGCTACTGGGGACGCGGCCCCTCGCCCGCGCACCTCGAACTCGCCCGGGAGGCCGAGCGGCTCGGGTACGACTCCGTGTGGACCGCCGAGGCCTGGGGGTCCGACGCGTTCACCGCGTTGACCTGGATCGCCGCGCACACCTCGCGCATCGGACTCGGGACCGCCGTCGCGCAGATGGCAGCCCGGACGCCCACCGCCACCGCCATGCACGCGCTCACGCTCGACCATCTCTCCGGCGGCCGGATGAAGCTCGGGCTCGGGCTGTCCGGGCCGCAGGTCGTCGAGGGATGGTACGGGCGGCCGTTCCCGCGCAGTCCACTGACCGCGACCCGCGAGTACGTGGACGTGATCCGCCAGGTGCTGCGGCGCGAGGGGCCCGTCGCGCTCGACGGGCGGTTCCACTCCCATCCGTACGCCGGGGAGGACGGCACCGGGCTAGGGAAGGCCCTCAAGCCGATCACCCACCCCCTCCGCGCGGATCTGCCCGTGCTGCTCGGCGCCGAGGGGCCCAAGAACATCGCCCAGACGCTCCGGATCGCCGACGGCTGGCTGCCGCTCTACTGGTCGCCGACCCGTTACGCGGAGGTCTACGCGCTCCCCGACCGGCTCCCGGAGTCCTTCCTCGTCGCCCCCATGGTCCGTGCCCAGCTCTGCGACGACCGGACCGAGGGGCTGCTGCCCGTCAAGGCGATGCTCGGCTTCTACATCGGCGGCATGGGGCACGCTGCCAGGAACTTCCACGCCGATCTGATGGCGCGCATGGGGTACGAGTCCGAGGCCCGGCACATCCAGGAGCTGTTCGCGGCCGGGCGGCGCGAGGAGGCCGTGCTCGCCGTGCCGGACGCCTTCGCGGACGAGATCTCGCTCGTCGGGCCCAGGGAACGGATCGCCGAACGGCTGGAGGTCTGGCGGAAGGGGCCGGTCACGGACCTGCTGGTCACGGCGCCCGACCTCGCCACACTGCGGCTGCTCGCAGAGCTCAACTCGTAG
- a CDS encoding MFS transporter: MKTILNKERKNPTDQEAGSRGLGPTFVLALGTFAVGTDAFVVAGFLPSMAQSLDVSTSAAGQSVTLFAAAYAVLSPVLATLTARIPRRTLLVSALVVLALANLLSAFAQDYPTLLISRVLAAAGAAAYTPNAGAVSAALVRPELRARALAVVIGGLTIATALGVPLGNAASQWTSWRVALGAVAALSLICAIGVLLVMPHLPGGPRVPLATRLAVLRRPGVIAVLPLTVLGMAACYTAYAYSVPTLKAVGVPQSGVVLMLFLYGVGAVVGNFVAGQATDRVGSVRVLTVGYVVMAATFGILTWLAGASTHLPVLVGVLALAWGASSWCQTPPQQHRLISAAPQEAALVVSLNSSGIYLGVGLGTVIGGLALPTGVWLVYLIGGILALASLVWLRAGALLMKRP, encoded by the coding sequence ATGAAAACTATCCTGAATAAGGAACGGAAGAACCCGACGGACCAGGAGGCGGGAAGCCGAGGACTCGGCCCCACCTTCGTCCTCGCGCTCGGCACCTTCGCCGTCGGTACCGACGCCTTCGTCGTGGCCGGCTTCCTGCCCTCCATGGCCCAGTCCCTGGACGTGTCCACGTCCGCGGCGGGCCAGTCCGTCACCCTCTTCGCCGCGGCCTACGCGGTCCTCTCGCCCGTCCTCGCCACCCTCACCGCGCGCATCCCGCGACGTACCCTGCTCGTGTCGGCGCTGGTCGTCCTCGCCTTGGCCAACCTGCTCTCCGCGTTCGCCCAGGACTACCCCACCCTGCTGATCAGCCGGGTCCTCGCGGCAGCCGGCGCCGCCGCGTACACACCCAACGCCGGCGCCGTCAGCGCCGCCCTGGTCCGCCCCGAACTGCGCGCCCGCGCCCTCGCCGTCGTCATCGGCGGCCTCACCATCGCCACGGCGCTCGGCGTCCCGCTCGGCAACGCCGCCTCGCAGTGGACGAGTTGGCGTGTCGCGCTCGGCGCCGTCGCCGCCCTCAGCCTGATCTGTGCGATCGGCGTCCTGCTCGTCATGCCACACCTGCCCGGCGGCCCCCGAGTCCCGCTCGCCACGCGGCTCGCCGTCCTGCGCAGGCCCGGAGTGATCGCCGTGCTGCCGCTGACCGTCCTCGGCATGGCCGCCTGCTACACCGCGTACGCCTACAGCGTGCCCACCTTGAAGGCCGTCGGTGTGCCGCAGTCCGGCGTGGTGCTGATGCTCTTCCTGTACGGGGTGGGCGCCGTCGTCGGCAACTTCGTCGCCGGACAGGCCACCGACCGGGTCGGCTCCGTCCGCGTGCTCACCGTCGGCTATGTCGTCATGGCCGCCACCTTCGGCATCCTGACCTGGCTCGCCGGGGCCTCGACGCACCTCCCTGTCCTGGTCGGAGTGCTCGCCCTGGCCTGGGGAGCGAGCAGTTGGTGTCAGACGCCCCCGCAGCAGCACCGCCTGATCTCCGCCGCCCCGCAGGAGGCGGCCCTCGTGGTGTCGCTCAACTCCTCCGGCATCTACCTCGGCGTCGGCCTCGGCACGGTCATCGGCGGACTCGCCCTGCCCACCGGCGTCTGGCTGGTCTATCTGATCGGCGGGATCCTCGCCCTCGCCTCGCTCGTCTGGCTCCGTGCCGGCGCACTCCTCATGAAGCGTCCGTGA
- a CDS encoding transposase gives MYPIATHSDEDLFVDLSREVFASLRRSDQRRTADQYLRGMLTVPGRKTARNIATHSGEPAAEQRFHHFIASSGWDWRPVREALVHFLERTAPPAAWVVRPITLPKTGGRLVGIDRRWVPELGRTVNGQFGYGLWQTSSSGEIPVNWHLDLPESLLGDPAERARAGVPADYAAPVSPEDSTVATALELPLRRASAYRPVVVDARRAALVTLLRRFEAARVPLLARISGATRVLAGDSGQAGARQHSVMARQLLSSAGVRRPVTRADGCRMAVALRVSLPTGTGEQGGRRRHGQPGERLLVGEWFGPQAAPDRLWLTDLTTAPLSALLRLTELAGGSSSTPPSEDSPESGSVGRSGLHDYGGRSFAGWHRHMTMVSVAQAVRTLAPREPAGPDGGGAVAPAWPSEQRVGPRPRRRTAVPV, from the coding sequence ATGTATCCCATCGCTACGCACAGTGATGAGGACCTCTTCGTGGACCTGAGCCGCGAGGTGTTCGCCTCGCTGCGAAGAAGCGACCAACGGCGCACCGCGGACCAGTACCTGCGCGGCATGCTCACAGTGCCGGGCCGCAAGACGGCGCGGAACATCGCGACGCACTCCGGGGAGCCGGCGGCCGAGCAGCGCTTCCACCACTTCATCGCCAGCTCCGGCTGGGACTGGCGGCCCGTCCGCGAGGCGCTGGTCCACTTCCTGGAGCGGACCGCCCCACCGGCGGCATGGGTGGTGCGACCGATCACCCTGCCGAAGACCGGGGGGCGGCTCGTGGGGATCGACCGGCGCTGGGTACCGGAGCTCGGACGGACCGTGAACGGCCAGTTCGGCTACGGGTTGTGGCAGACCTCGTCGAGCGGCGAGATCCCGGTCAACTGGCACCTCGACCTGCCCGAGAGCCTCCTCGGCGACCCGGCCGAACGGGCGCGGGCCGGAGTACCGGCGGACTACGCGGCGCCGGTGTCACCGGAGGACTCGACGGTGGCCACTGCCCTGGAGCTGCCGCTCCGGCGGGCCTCGGCGTACCGCCCGGTCGTCGTCGACGCGCGGCGCGCCGCACTGGTGACGCTGCTGCGCCGGTTCGAGGCGGCGCGGGTACCACTGCTGGCCCGGATCAGCGGCGCCACCCGGGTGCTGGCCGGCGACAGCGGGCAGGCCGGGGCGCGCCAACACTCGGTCATGGCACGGCAGTTACTCTCCTCGGCCGGGGTGCGGCGCCCGGTGACCCGGGCCGACGGGTGCCGGATGGCGGTGGCGCTGCGGGTGAGCCTGCCGACCGGGACGGGCGAACAAGGAGGTCGACGGCGCCACGGACAGCCGGGCGAACGGCTCCTGGTCGGGGAGTGGTTCGGGCCGCAGGCGGCGCCGGACCGGTTGTGGCTGACCGATCTGACGACGGCGCCGCTCTCCGCCCTGTTGCGGCTGACCGAACTCGCGGGCGGCAGCTCGTCGACGCCGCCGTCGGAGGACTCGCCGGAGAGCGGGTCGGTCGGTCGCTCGGGGTTGCACGACTACGGCGGCCGGTCCTTCGCCGGCTGGCACCGGCACATGACGATGGTGTCGGTGGCCCAAGCGGTACGGACGCTCGCACCACGGGAGCCGGCCGGGCCGGACGGAGGTGGTGCCGTGGCGCCCGCGTGGCCATCGGAGCAGCGGGTCGGCCCGCGGCCGCGCCGGCGGACCGCCGTGCCGGTCTGA
- a CDS encoding methyltransferase domain-containing protein, with translation MRQTQSYERSLARCAESRTRADRPRVFSMRGYEWDLLDEVFAPIHSPSTETALDFLGLGSPGPDAPAPRLGAFLEIGCGAGVISVLAALAGCDRVVAADINPNAVRNTELNAARHDMTGRMRVVHSDLFHALDPQERFDTVFWSSNYVLAPDGYRYGNDHERAYVDPGYAAHRRFLAEATGRLTPDGRALLHFSSRGSLPLLRGLAEECGRELRQVGSVAVPEGDGPVEHLLLEIREAVPRTT, from the coding sequence GTGCGACAGACGCAGAGTTACGAACGATCGCTGGCCCGCTGCGCCGAGTCGCGCACGCGAGCCGACCGCCCTCGGGTCTTCTCGATGCGGGGGTACGAGTGGGACCTGCTGGACGAGGTGTTCGCGCCGATCCACTCCCCCTCCACGGAGACCGCGCTCGACTTCCTGGGCCTCGGCTCCCCCGGTCCGGACGCGCCGGCCCCGCGGCTGGGCGCCTTCCTGGAGATCGGCTGTGGTGCGGGCGTGATCTCCGTGCTCGCCGCGCTCGCGGGCTGCGACCGGGTCGTGGCGGCCGACATCAACCCGAACGCCGTTCGGAACACCGAACTGAACGCGGCCCGGCACGACATGACCGGGCGGATGCGGGTCGTGCACAGCGACCTCTTCCACGCGTTGGACCCGCAGGAACGATTCGACACCGTGTTCTGGAGTTCCAACTACGTCCTCGCGCCGGACGGCTACCGCTACGGCAACGACCACGAGCGCGCCTATGTGGACCCCGGCTACGCCGCCCACCGGCGTTTCCTCGCCGAGGCGACGGGCCGTCTGACGCCCGACGGCCGGGCCCTGCTGCACTTCAGCAGCCGGGGGAGCCTGCCCCTGCTGCGCGGGCTCGCCGAGGAGTGCGGGCGCGAACTGCGGCAGGTGGGTTCGGTGGCCGTGCCGGAGGGCGACGGGCCGGTGGAGCACCTGCTCCTGGAGATCCGGGAGGCCGTGCCGCGCACGACATGA
- a CDS encoding helix-turn-helix domain-containing protein, translating into MDEGPVAATRDAFAYLELLAREAPAAHFDEPLLHVPPVPGADATAEGHGATSHRARQLAREIRGNVERQQRRDMGSTALLDVAREFLASHGVDELLRLTCRRARTLLSLDIAYLCLYDQKTDSHVVKAVDGHSSDLTPGFVVPPGAGLANPATRRAAPVWTQDYLADARINHSASIDEVVRAEGLRAIIAVPLGGNGTNFGVLYAGHRTVRHFSPEEAALLGTLSEMAAAALENAGLLDEVRAETTARATEAVRIGEELRSVRRLAEGQAALMERTLDGSSLPQLLATAGDLLGGSVLLADAAGRTVVGHGAAEAQPAPEAFTAAALAARATDAPVLSAPGVWIAPIRGADDRLGHLVLHRAEPPTAEDAGLLRLCGQAVALLVRPGAATEETVLREELAEALLVGGEWIGQRLIAHGRTVGLDFTAPFVVVAARPVAGLTDRALAWAAAYTRDHGGLRVRIDDHLVLLLPGEDPAEAARTVEAFARGMGSPATVGAAGPVTEGPGALPAMYDRSVRCLGTLTALGATGKAASAQQLGPVMTLLSHERDVDGFIRATIGPVLEFDARRSADLAVTLEAYYAAGGSPTRAARRLYLHPNTVSRRLDRITELLGPQWQDLTAGLDIQLALRLHRTRESLAPCPGSADR; encoded by the coding sequence GTGGACGAGGGGCCTGTCGCCGCCACCCGCGACGCCTTTGCATACCTGGAGCTGCTCGCGCGCGAGGCGCCCGCCGCCCACTTCGACGAACCGCTGCTCCACGTCCCGCCCGTCCCCGGGGCGGACGCCACCGCCGAGGGCCACGGCGCGACCTCCCACCGGGCACGGCAGCTCGCCCGCGAGATACGGGGGAATGTCGAGCGGCAGCAGCGCCGCGACATGGGCAGCACGGCTCTCCTCGACGTGGCCCGCGAGTTCCTGGCCAGCCACGGCGTCGACGAGCTGCTACGGCTGACCTGCCGCCGGGCGCGGACGCTGCTCAGCCTCGACATCGCGTACCTCTGCCTGTACGACCAGAAGACCGACAGCCATGTCGTCAAGGCCGTCGACGGCCACTCCTCCGATCTGACACCGGGCTTCGTGGTGCCGCCCGGCGCGGGACTCGCCAATCCCGCCACCCGGCGGGCGGCACCCGTGTGGACCCAGGACTACCTCGCCGACGCCCGGATCAACCACTCCGCCTCCATCGACGAGGTGGTACGGGCGGAGGGGCTGCGCGCGATCATCGCCGTCCCCCTCGGCGGCAACGGCACCAACTTCGGGGTCCTGTACGCGGGACACCGCACGGTCCGCCACTTCTCCCCGGAGGAGGCGGCGCTCCTCGGGACCTTGAGCGAGATGGCGGCGGCGGCCCTGGAGAACGCCGGACTCCTGGACGAGGTGAGGGCCGAGACCACCGCGCGGGCCACCGAGGCCGTGCGGATCGGCGAGGAGCTGCGCTCCGTGCGCCGGCTCGCCGAGGGACAGGCCGCGCTGATGGAGCGGACCCTGGACGGCAGTTCGCTGCCGCAGCTCCTGGCCACCGCCGGAGACCTGCTGGGCGGGAGCGTCCTGCTCGCGGACGCGGCGGGCCGTACGGTGGTGGGGCACGGCGCCGCCGAGGCGCAGCCGGCTCCCGAGGCGTTCACGGCGGCGGCCCTGGCGGCGCGGGCGACGGACGCCCCGGTGCTGTCGGCGCCCGGGGTGTGGATCGCTCCGATCCGTGGCGCGGACGACCGGCTCGGCCATCTGGTGTTGCACCGAGCGGAGCCGCCGACCGCCGAAGACGCCGGCCTGCTGCGGCTCTGCGGCCAGGCCGTGGCCCTGCTGGTGAGACCGGGCGCAGCCACCGAAGAGACCGTTCTGCGCGAGGAACTCGCCGAGGCCCTGTTGGTCGGCGGCGAGTGGATCGGGCAGCGGCTGATCGCCCACGGCCGGACCGTCGGCCTCGACTTCACGGCACCGTTCGTCGTGGTGGCCGCCCGGCCCGTGGCCGGACTCACCGACCGGGCCCTCGCCTGGGCCGCCGCGTACACCCGCGACCACGGGGGTCTGCGGGTCCGGATCGACGACCACCTCGTCCTGCTGCTGCCGGGCGAGGACCCGGCCGAAGCTGCCCGTACGGTCGAGGCGTTCGCCCGCGGCATGGGCAGCCCGGCCACCGTGGGCGCCGCGGGTCCGGTGACGGAGGGCCCGGGCGCCCTGCCCGCCATGTACGACCGGTCCGTACGGTGCCTGGGCACCCTCACGGCGCTCGGCGCCACCGGTAAGGCGGCATCCGCGCAGCAACTCGGCCCGGTGATGACGCTGCTCTCCCATGAGCGTGACGTCGACGGCTTCATCCGGGCGACGATCGGCCCGGTCCTGGAGTTCGACGCCCGGCGCTCCGCCGACCTCGCGGTCACCCTCGAGGCGTACTACGCGGCGGGAGGCAGCCCCACCCGGGCAGCGCGCCGCCTCTACCTCCACCCCAACACCGTCTCCCGGCGGCTCGACCGGATCACCGAACTCCTCGGCCCCCAGTGGCAGGACCTGACCGCAGGCCTCGACATCCAGCTCGCCCTGCGCCTCCACCGGACACGGGAGTCCCTCGCGCCCTGCCCGGGTTCGGCAGACCGCTGA
- a CDS encoding SRPBCC family protein — MPQTENSQSVLLEARSAVVISAEPHAVYSVVSDLPRSGEWSPECVGGEWVSGEPGAVGSVFRGENERSPEVVAWAPVVRGTWHTEAEVVAAEPGVTFRWSMRSSSGERQDSVWGFDVEPSGSGSLLTHHFRMGNPTEGIQGITAEMDGPTRARFFAEWQAKVADDLAATVRRIKGIVERG, encoded by the coding sequence ATGCCTCAGACAGAGAACTCCCAGAGTGTGCTGCTCGAAGCGCGATCGGCCGTCGTGATTTCCGCGGAGCCGCATGCCGTCTATTCCGTCGTCAGTGATCTCCCGCGCAGCGGTGAATGGAGCCCGGAATGCGTCGGGGGCGAATGGGTCTCCGGTGAGCCGGGTGCGGTCGGCTCGGTCTTCCGAGGGGAGAACGAGCGCAGTCCCGAGGTCGTGGCCTGGGCGCCTGTGGTGCGGGGGACCTGGCACACGGAGGCCGAAGTCGTCGCGGCCGAGCCCGGAGTGACGTTTCGTTGGTCGATGCGGAGCAGTTCCGGAGAACGTCAGGACAGCGTCTGGGGATTCGACGTCGAACCGTCGGGATCCGGCAGCCTCCTGACGCATCATTTCCGCATGGGAAATCCCACCGAGGGAATCCAGGGAATCACCGCGGAAATGGACGGCCCCACCCGGGCGCGCTTTTTCGCGGAGTGGCAGGCCAAGGTGGCGGACGACCTCGCGGCCACGGTGCGGCGCATCAAGGGCATCGTCGAGCGCGGGTGA
- a CDS encoding DUF5336 domain-containing protein translates to MNIRSLTRGDGVLIGAAVVLFIASFLSTSSCEGSFCANVDSPNSWEFSPLGWGAFLLGIAGAALVVLSRALPQPRKVVGLELGQVGVAFTVATAWNLLMWIFESENAGAGLILGLIASLILAGAAVAAPLVPALKGPLLSAPKPQTPQPYGVQPGQPGQPGVPGGYGYPGAQQQPFGAQPQPYPGQQQPDPQAAAPAAPQPTQAQAQAPADDFAPFWFAVPVARPLYAEDGSPTPIAELAPGTWYLAVEQRGPGLIAQTQDGRRGVLQDTTGIQRG, encoded by the coding sequence GTGAATATCCGCTCCCTCACTCGAGGCGATGGCGTGCTGATCGGTGCAGCGGTGGTGCTGTTCATCGCCTCGTTCCTCAGCACCAGCAGCTGCGAAGGCAGCTTCTGTGCGAACGTCGACTCCCCGAACTCCTGGGAGTTCTCCCCGCTCGGCTGGGGTGCCTTCCTTCTCGGCATCGCGGGCGCCGCCCTCGTCGTCCTCTCCCGCGCGCTGCCGCAGCCGCGCAAGGTCGTCGGTCTCGAGCTGGGCCAGGTCGGTGTCGCGTTCACCGTGGCCACGGCCTGGAACCTGCTGATGTGGATCTTCGAGTCGGAGAACGCCGGCGCGGGCCTCATCCTCGGCCTGATCGCCTCCCTGATCCTGGCCGGCGCCGCTGTCGCCGCCCCGCTGGTCCCGGCCCTCAAGGGCCCGCTGCTGAGCGCGCCGAAGCCGCAGACCCCGCAGCCGTACGGCGTCCAGCCGGGTCAGCCCGGCCAGCCGGGCGTTCCCGGCGGCTACGGCTACCCGGGCGCCCAGCAGCAGCCGTTCGGCGCGCAGCCCCAGCCGTACCCCGGCCAGCAGCAGCCCGACCCGCAGGCCGCCGCCCCGGCCGCCCCGCAGCCGACGCAGGCGCAGGCCCAGGCGCCCGCCGACGACTTCGCGCCGTTCTGGTTCGCGGTCCCGGTGGCCCGCCCTCTGTACGCGGAGGACGGATCGCCGACCCCGATCGCGGAGCTGGCCCCCGGCACCTGGTACCTGGCCGTGGAGCAGCGCGGCCCGGGTCTGATCGCCCAGACCCAGGACGGCCGCCGCGGCGTCCTCCAGGACACGACCGGCATCCAGCGCGGCTGA